gtttttggagttatttagttgtcatttctttgtattttcttactttttctgtttcttttgtgGACCACATGGAATTGAACACCTGTGGCCCCCTATTGTTCCTGTTTGATCTCGTATTTCACAATAACTACTTTCTACTCTACAAAAAGCTCAGAGCCTGTATGAATATGTTCAGTCACAATAAGGAAAATAACAAGGTTATGCAATTGATACAAAGCATCCACGTGTCTGGACCACTTACATAGTTTTTACGGTTCCTGAAGGACACAAAGCCCATGTGACCTGAGGGTAAACAAGATAAGACATATTAGACCATAGAGTAAAATCTCTTTAAGACTCAAACCCAACAAAAGCAAGTTTTTGTCTGACCTGAATCATGTTGACGATGTGGTACGGCAGCCAGAAGAGGCAGAACGTCACTACGATGGCCAGGATCAACTTCTCGCTGCGAATGCGACGGCGAAACCTGGTCTGCCGGATCCTCCGCAAGATGCGGATATAGCTGAAAACAATGACCCCGTAAGGGATCAGAAACCCCAAGACCAGCTCCAACATGTACTGCAAGACCACCTGGACCAGGAGGGAAGCAAACAACATAGAAAGCAGTTTTCAGTTGGTTTAACTTTTTCGGTAAATTGTTTTATTACTTTGCTAAAAATAATAGAAGTTTGACTTAGAATCCCTGCATTTTGATAATCTATTCATGTAGATATTTGAAACCTATTTTATATGTAACTGTTGTCTGTGGTTTGGTTTGCTTCAGTTTAGCTTAGTTTCGGtagattagcattagctttaattTAGTTTACTTGTTCATAATTCCTATTGTTGCTAATTGTTTGTAAACGCGTGCAACGTTCGTGGGCATCGTGACTCACATGGTTGTCTTCGTCGTGGAACGAGTCGCACACGGCCGTCGTCCCTTTACACCTCACTTCTCTGAAGATGAGCGCAGGAATGGAGGTCACCATCACCATCAGCCAAATCCCCACCAGCACCCTCATCACAATCTTCCTGCTGGAGATCAGGGTGACGTGCCGCGGCCACAGAATGGCCACCAGTCGGTAGACGCTCATCAGTGTGATGAGCTGGATGGAGGCGTACATGTTGGCCAGGCACAGGTAGAAGAGGATCTTACACATCAGGTTCCCAATAACCCAGTTCTTCATAACCAGGTAGATGACAAAGAACGGCGTGAGAGCCATCAGGGAGCCATCGGCGATGGCCAGGTTGAGGATGAGGAGGGTGGTGACCGACTGCTTTCGGGCTCGAGCGAGGATGCTCCAAATCACAAAGAGGTTTCCCGGGAAGCCCAAGAAGAAAACCAGGCTGAGGATGAGGGCGCCCATCGTGGTGGCGGCTTTGTTATCCACGATGGTAACATTTCCCGCGCTGGAGGCCGTTGAGTTCACGGACAGCTGGCAACTGCTCT
This window of the Gouania willdenowi chromosome 18, fGouWil2.1, whole genome shotgun sequence genome carries:
- the LOC114480377 gene encoding leukotriene B4 receptor 1-like, translated to MTQSSCQLSVNSTASSAGNVTIVDNKAATTMGALILSLVFFLGFPGNLFVIWSILARARKQSVTTLLILNLAIADGSLMALTPFFVIYLVMKNWVIGNLMCKILFYLCLANMYASIQLITLMSVYRLVAILWPRHVTLISSRKIVMRVLVGIWLMVMVTSIPALIFREVRCKGTTAVCDSFHDEDNHVVLQYMLELVLGFLIPYGVIVFSYIRILRRIRQTRFRRRIRSEKLILAIVVTFCLFWLPYHIVNMIQVTWALCPSGTVKTILSKIWHRGRAVTSSIAFISSCANPVLYFFAGKSYIRREGFAFMARLFEGAGIDSGMRKSRQNSQNSKDKDKEADAVMLKEKEAESTNNSSSTSKPVKNGK